The Bifidobacterium asteroides genomic interval AGCATGTGGCCGATATCGAGGCCTTGGATTTTGGGCCCGACACGCCCTTGGTCATGCTGACCCAAACCACCCTGAGCCTGGATGAGACCGCCGACCTGGCTGCGGCCCTGCGTCGACGCTTCCCCTGGATAGAGGAGCCGCCAGGCTCAGACATCTGCTATGCCACCCAGAACAGGCAACAGGCGGTCAAGCTGGTGGCTGGTCAGGCGGACTGCATGATTGTGGTGGGGTCGGCCAACTCCTCCAATTCGGTGCGTCTGGTCGAGGTGGCCCGTCAGGCCCTGGATGAGCGCTTTCCCGGTCAGGGCGAGCAGAGGGCCCACCGGGTCGACGATGCGGGCGAGCTGGATCCCGTCTGGCTGCAGGGCGTGGATTCGGTAGGGCTCACCTCGGGTGCTTCGGTTCCCGAAGACCTGGTTCAGGGGGTGCTGGAGACCCTGGCCTCCCGAGGGTTCACCCAGGTGACCCGGGCCCGGGCGGTTGACGAGCACATGCACTTCGTACTGCCTGCGGCCCTGCGCTCCGCACGGTCATCCAGGAAGCTTCCACAGCCGCAG includes:
- a CDS encoding 4-hydroxy-3-methylbut-2-enyl diphosphate reductase, which gives rise to MAGFRTTVCEQPTPQGHGRVILADPRGFCAGVDRAIQTVQTILDADNPHQGLPPVYVRRQIVHNRHVVEDLAQRGAVFVDELDQIPDQAVRAGVPVVFSAHGIAPSVVKEAQRRGMRVVDASCPLVSKVHREVQRFVRDGYRIIYIGHRGHDEAVGVMGEAPDRVHLVEHVADIEALDFGPDTPLVMLTQTTLSLDETADLAAALRRRFPWIEEPPGSDICYATQNRQQAVKLVAGQADCMIVVGSANSSNSVRLVEVARQALDERFPGQGEQRAHRVDDAGELDPVWLQGVDSVGLTSGASVPEDLVQGVLETLASRGFTQVTRARAVDEHMHFVLPAALRSARSSRKLPQPQG